The sequence GGTTTAAGGAGACGTCGCATAGGAGATCGTACCAACTTTTTTCCAACCCTCTCGCCTGTATGGTGGACcctcgaaaaaaaatattaatacatcggTAGCTGCTCGTAAAATTACTATGCTTATATCTTTGGTGTCCTAGGGCTCTTTGATTTCCAATTGGAACTTTGAAAAAAGTCAAGGGTTGGAGAAACGTTGGTCCCACCCTTTCGATGCGAGAAATACCACGTTTAAAGCACAGGAGACCAAATACTATCGAAAATCGCGTTCTCGATTTGGTTTTTCTCTGGATCAGTGATATTAATCCGCATCGAAACGGACCAGAATTGTACCACTGTATCGAAAGGGTGTATCGAGAATGATCGACGCCTATGCAAAACGCGTCTCAGCGACCGTGGAAACTCTGTAAACGAGAATCTTAATTtattctttatatttatattcgtaACCGGGACTAAAGAAGCTTGGAAGATCCTCGGAGGCACACGCTCCCGATTCGAGAAGCAACAATATACGGTTTAAGTGTATCATAGTCGTTACGGTTGTATATAATGTGTATAACGAGTGGATCGTTTTTCAGTTCACGCGAAGCTTCTCAAACACACACTTTAGTCAATTCTCTTTTCCTTTTTATAAATACAGTATTGCGTAGCTAATTTATGAACGTTTATGTATCATTTCACTTGTATCTGTATGCACGTCTAGCCAAACACCTCTGTAAATAGACACTCTCGTAATAAAACCTACCTGAAGTAATCTCGGTGTCTTCTTGTGAATCCTCTCGTCGTCTTCGCTGCAGGCGGAATTCGTCGATTCTCTTCTCAATTGATCGTGAAGATCAGACATACCTGTGCGCAGTGTATAGtctagaaaataaattgaatgacTGAATCGTAATCATTTTAATTGGAAACATAAATGACAAACAAATGAATACTGATAATAATCCGATCGATTCGTCGCTAATTAAACTTACGAGCAACGAACTCGTTTGGTTTCCCgtataaataacaaaataaaaatctgctTGCATCTCTGTTTTCCATTCGCTTAAACGAGTCTGTTTATTGTTCAGGGATAATGCGACTCGTCGAAACCCTAAACGAATTGCTTGAACGTTCATTCATGTTTACAGTATACAGCCGATGCAACGATTTACGATAAGTCCAGACCAACAACGCGATAGCAACAGCATTCATTGTTCAATTCGGTAATAATACAGGGTGATTAAGAACCTCTCCTTAACAAACTCCGCCCCTTAGTGCTCCTAGAAATGTTCGAATAACAACAAACAACGCaacgattatttaaatttctcatCGAGATCAACATCGAAAAGTCTTCGACAGTTACCCTGTATTATTCGCATAAAATTTCTATGACAAAGATTAAATATGATAGAACGTTAAGATGAAAATTATCACGTATAAATCATTTCTTCTAATTACCACTAGCTCACGTGATACGAGGAAAGTCGTACGGCAGTATTCGTTTCGATCTTGTACAAGTGTACGCGCGGTCGAACACCGGAACTTCGTGTTTGCGTGAGAAATAGTTGATGTAAGGCACAAGTAGCATAAAGGGAAACGTAATGTGTACATATAACGACTACACGATCTTCTCTTTTCCTTCCTGGATCGTTCGAACCGCTTGCAGCATCATCGAtaaaagtaaaaagaaaaagGTATCGCGGCGTTCGTAAGAGGAAAAGacaaatttcaaataaagaatgttacctatgtatgtacatattatgCTTGCCAATACAGTGTCCGAGTCTAGATCAATGTTACTCATTCACTCTCGAACAACTCGCTCCCATCGCTataccgcggatttttatgcagaaatTTTCTTTGCCACGATCTCATGATCCAAAGAAGTTATAACTGTGGCAATTAAACTTTATAGTAtatgatttacgtatttaccagaaaaaaagtcatcaaaataaaatcgaaaggctcaaaaacaTAATccaatttaaccaatgtcctacatcaaaactttaaacggcaatatcttgaAAGTGAAACTATGCGAcacgcggcgttcttcctgacaactacAGATAAATGTCACGAGACTTttcaaacgcataaaatccacagtataCTCGTCATCTTCAATCTCTTCCACCTtcgtaataaaatataatctcAAAAATTGTGTGTACTTTATCGCAAAACTTCGGCGAGTATCATTTATCTGGACGTGGATCTCTTAACCCTTTCAAGATGTCCCATCCAGCAACATTTATCTCCTCCGTTCTTGACCATCCCCCATAACAGAAAGAACCAAATTTTTCATCAAAAAACGTCCGTCAATGTCAAAAGGGTTAAGAACGCGGACAAACGTGAAATTCGTGTTCCCCGGTGGGGTTTTGTACACATTCATTGGTATAAATTATGTCTCGACATGACCTTGCAgctgacccacgatcttcctgACCCAACCCGCTTGGCTTTGGCCGGCAGACACATCGTCCCTGTCCTCCCCATTCCCTATACAACTAGCATGTAAACCAATGTTAGAGTACTGACACGCTGCACTATCAGGCAAAGGGGACTTAGGGTAATCAAAGTCCTTTATCACGGGCTTCGCCTTCAAATAGTCTGGCTTTTGTGCGACGTTCGGCTTGCACTTCACATTGAACGTCTCTCGGTTCACTATCAAGGTGGAGGTCTCTGTCCTCCTTTTCGCAGGAACCGGAGGTGCTATTTTGCTCTTGAAGGACGCCTCCTCGTGTCCCGAGAAGGGTCTAGCCACCAGAACCTCCTCGATGTCGCTGAATATTGCACTGTCTCTGAACGCGTCGTCGACGTCCGCGTCCACGTAGTTCTCTATCGTCTCGAAGGAGCGCTCGTAGAAGCTGTCCGTCTCGCTCTCCCTGCTCTCCACGATCTCATCGTCCTCTTTCTCCTTGGTCTGACCAGTCGTGATCGCCGATTGAAGTCGTTTGCTCTCGGAGAACAGCACAGAAGGATCCGCATAATCTGATTGAGCGATTCGAGCACCCAAACAGGAGCTACCTTGTTTGTAATACAGCGACGGGACTCTAGAATCCGAAGATCCTCTGGCAGCGCAGCCAACAAGCTCTTCGACGTCCGAGGACGACTCCCTCGAGTGTTTCAACTTGCCTTTCTTCTTCAATTTGCCTGTGCTCAACGACCGGAAATATTTCGTTCGTTCCAGCTCCTCACTGCATTCCAGAGTCTCCGTGCTCATCGTGTTTCTTAGACCCTGCAAACGGCTGCCAGCCTTCGACAGCACGTTCTTGAAGATGGTGGAACTGCCGCTGGGGTTGGCCCTGTAGATCTTGTGGTCCGGGTGAATGTTTGTAGTCGCGGAAGAGGAAATGTGGATCTCCGAGTACGCGTCCGTCAAGGTGTCGTCCAGGGAACAGAAGAAGGTCGACGTGGAGGTGGAGACAGACGTGGGGAACTTGGCGATCCTCCCTTGAGGCTGGCACGTTGATGCATACCTGTCGTAAATTTGATAAAAACAATTATGGCTGAGTTCTTGAGGCTTAActttaaggaggtagactcgtttctaggatcgcaaaggtgcgggatgcgccttttcatttctcgataatgcaaattacgttgccgaataacgcaaattacgcctcgtaaccgTAAAAGTAGGAaatttgagggcgactgcggcctagattgatcttttatctagcgcttttgacttctgaaaacccccatcttttcattatcgagaaatgagaaggcgcgttCTGCACCCTTGTATTCCTAGAAACAAGTCTACCcacttaacccttcgcactcgagtGGCAAACAAAACAATTTCTGCAACAAGATTTCTGAGATCGCCATAACCTGCGAATGCTGAAGTTAAaaaagcttcgagtgcaaagggttggcgGTAAAAATATAATAGCGCGTTCCTCGGGACTACCTTCATTGATGCACGACTTTAGCAACTCTGAACATGCAGAAAACTTTTCTCCGTTTAAATTACCCGTAAACGTGCTCGTAATTAACTGTAACAAGTATTAGTAGGTTCGTAAAATCTTGAACAAAGCAATCCGATTCAGCAAGCAGATTAGTTCCATTGCAATATAATCTTGAATTTCTTTCGAACACTTAGATACCGACGTACCTCTCCATGTCCTCCAGGTTGATCTCCGCAGGTTTGTCCGAGGCTATCGTGAACGGTCGCTCGCTCATGGGTTTGCCGTCTCTCTGCAGGAATCGGGACTTGGTTACGTTCTGGTTCGAATTCGGATTGATTTGAAAGCTGCGCGGTAGAGAACCGCATTTCTGAGGAGACGTGGGCAGACCTTCGCAGCGTTTAGTGAGCCAGACGGCTGGCCTAGTTGGACTATCGTTATTCTCCAAGTCCTTTTCCTCTTGGAGACCTTCCCAGACGTGCTGCAGGTTGTCGTAGTTGCCGAACCCTTTGCCAGTCTCTTCCCTAGCATCTTTGCGATCTCCGTTCTCGTTCTCCTTCGTCGGAACCTCTGCTTCCTTCGGAACCAGAACAGGGTCCTCACTTCTGGACGTCGAGTTCTCCCGTATCCTCAAAGCAGTCTTGATCACCTTGCTCTCCGTGACGATGCTCTGCCTCTTGAACGCCTCGAATAGCGCCTTCTTCTCCTGCACACGATTCACCTTGTTCTTCAGGCCAGCATCGTTCAGCTTGTTCTCAGTCTTGTTCAAATTGTCGTACAGCAGCTGTAGCTGCGTGGGCTGATGGTCCCTGGTGGAGGACAACGAATTCCACGTGTTATTCGTCCTGACTAGCCTGTCTCTTTGCATCGTTCTCAGCCGCGTCATTCTATTGTTCGAATTCTCCGCGATGTAGTTCGTGTTCTCGGAATCACTTTCGTCGGACGTGTCCGCGGACATGTGCTTGTTGAAACGCTGCTGTTGCCTGACGTTCAGAATGCTGTTCGTCCGTTGCTTCTCCAACAGCTTTTGGAACTCCTGGTTCTGCATCAGGATGTGGCCGACTATCTCCTCCACCGTTTGCGCCTGGGATTGTTGCTCGGTGTTCGGCTCTTTGGCTTCCGGTGAAGGGGAGATTAACGGATGCTGATCGCTCTCGGTCATCTTGGTCTCAACAACGGCTGAACCCGAGTCGCAAAGGTCCTCCTTCTGCTCTTCGTCCGATTGGTTCAGGCACACGTACGACTGGAAGCCTGGCTCTGATTTTCTCCTCCAACCGGTGAAACGATCCTGAAGAACAAATGCCTCGATTAGCTTGCTGGTTAACActaacagaatcttttgctgtaaagaacaattcaatatcttttataataacatcacaatatttgtttaaagttaaaaaatgtctttttttttcaaaatcaaatttctCGAAAACTGTGTGCGTGTGGCtcggggaaaaattaaaattcaaaaaaagttgaaatttgttggtcagtgttattagaaattattaaatgaatttcttcattcaagcacatattgttataaaaactgcaagaaatttaaataaattcagtgttgTAATTTTTCTATAACAGTCGAATTTTGTGCTCGG is a genomic window of Lasioglossum baleicum chromosome 14, iyLasBale1, whole genome shotgun sequence containing:
- the Gefmeso gene encoding guanine nucleotide exchange factor in mesoderm isoform X2, whose protein sequence is MLGMYDELARRGNGYTDVVLPTVLQKRLSLVSHRGSMFGQFCSEVSNSQPEEIPAMTLDEGSQSRVEVIVAEAQKDSAVYDTLGSLQEDRTDCTIGEKPYRRESNGLSPLRYNRRCRNAGRPLSGSSVASSTSSSGCSNQGNTCNVNPYLASVESLADTCASSQGSGDSGVVTVSESNCRIGNDGSGQRRNSAEEDSPFYRSRYCDPHRNPMERVLLEIVDTEAIYVEHLRQIIQGYLIFWRNDPASFAHQMQLSDLFSNIEDIFEFNSQFLQEIEKCGLDPVCMANTFIKHNSGFKVYTEYCTNYPRTVSVLTDLMSQEEAASAFRERQAALGHALPLGSFLLKPVQRILKYHLLLENLSKEYGAYCDSREDEAEGRKAIEAALIATTGIAKHINAMKRRHEHAVRVQEIQSLLYGWPGPDLTTSGELVAEGRFRMRGAKAPRHAFLFDRMLLLTKKKEDGLLVYKAHIMCSNLMLIESIPGEPLSFHVIPFDNPRLQYTLQARNLEQKREWTLQIKRVILENYNAVIPSHARQLVLQLGQTQPEDDALADKGSAKKQYSAPPEYLEKRKQERERRRSETGLRQKFKKNVRKSEITTEDSPASTRKNQNEDSSVTDSKDQGLRVSDGRGLKVKDRFTGWRRKSEPGFQSYVCLNQSDEEQKEDLCDSGSAVVETKMTESDQHPLISPSPEAKEPNTEQQSQAQTVEEIVGHILMQNQEFQKLLEKQRTNSILNVRQQQRFNKHMSADTSDESDSENTNYIAENSNNRMTRLRTMQRDRLVRTNNTWNSLSSTRDHQPTQLQLLYDNLNKTENKLNDAGLKNKVNRVQEKKALFEAFKRQSIVTESKVIKTALRIRENSTSRSEDPVLVPKEAEVPTKENENGDRKDAREETGKGFGNYDNLQHVWEGLQEEKDLENNDSPTRPAVWLTKRCEGLPTSPQKCGSLPRSFQINPNSNQNVTKSRFLQRDGKPMSERPFTIASDKPAEINLEDMERYASTCQPQGRIAKFPTSVSTSTSTFFCSLDDTLTDAYSEIHISSSATTNIHPDHKIYRANPSGSSTIFKNVLSKAGSRLQGLRNTMSTETLECSEELERTKYFRSLSTGKLKKKGKLKHSRESSSDVEELVGCAARGSSDSRVPSLYYKQGSSCLGARIAQSDYADPSVLFSESKRLQSAITTGQTKEKEDDEIVESRESETDSFYERSFETIENYVDADVDDAFRDSAIFSDIEEVLVARPFSGHEEASFKSKIAPPVPAKRRTETSTLIVNRETFNVKCKPNVAQKPDYLKAKPVIKDFDYPKSPLPDSAACQYSNIGLHASCIGNGEDRDDVSAGQSQAGWVRKIVGQLQGHVET
- the Gefmeso gene encoding guanine nucleotide exchange factor in mesoderm isoform X1 translates to MGSEADAETTGTNAVDSDESDSWENFFGSSTDLVPQMLGMYDELARRGNGYTDVVLPTVLQKRLSLVSHRGSMFGQFCSEVSNSQPEEIPAMTLDEGSQSRVEVIVAEAQKDSAVYDTLGSLQEDRTDCTIGEKPYRRESNGLSPLRYNRRCRNAGRPLSGSSVASSTSSSGCSNQGNTCNVNPYLASVESLADTCASSQGSGDSGVVTVSESNCRIGNDGSGQRRNSAEEDSPFYRSRYCDPHRNPMERVLLEIVDTEAIYVEHLRQIIQGYLIFWRNDPASFAHQMQLSDLFSNIEDIFEFNSQFLQEIEKCGLDPVCMANTFIKHNSGFKVYTEYCTNYPRTVSVLTDLMSQEEAASAFRERQAALGHALPLGSFLLKPVQRILKYHLLLENLSKEYGAYCDSREDEAEGRKAIEAALIATTGIAKHINAMKRRHEHAVRVQEIQSLLYGWPGPDLTTSGELVAEGRFRMRGAKAPRHAFLFDRMLLLTKKKEDGLLVYKAHIMCSNLMLIESIPGEPLSFHVIPFDNPRLQYTLQARNLEQKREWTLQIKRVILENYNAVIPSHARQLVLQLGQTQPEDDALADKGSAKKQYSAPPEYLEKRKQERERRRSETGLRQKFKKNVRKSEITTEDSPASTRKNQNEDSSVTDSKDQGLRVSDGRGLKVKDRFTGWRRKSEPGFQSYVCLNQSDEEQKEDLCDSGSAVVETKMTESDQHPLISPSPEAKEPNTEQQSQAQTVEEIVGHILMQNQEFQKLLEKQRTNSILNVRQQQRFNKHMSADTSDESDSENTNYIAENSNNRMTRLRTMQRDRLVRTNNTWNSLSSTRDHQPTQLQLLYDNLNKTENKLNDAGLKNKVNRVQEKKALFEAFKRQSIVTESKVIKTALRIRENSTSRSEDPVLVPKEAEVPTKENENGDRKDAREETGKGFGNYDNLQHVWEGLQEEKDLENNDSPTRPAVWLTKRCEGLPTSPQKCGSLPRSFQINPNSNQNVTKSRFLQRDGKPMSERPFTIASDKPAEINLEDMERYASTCQPQGRIAKFPTSVSTSTSTFFCSLDDTLTDAYSEIHISSSATTNIHPDHKIYRANPSGSSTIFKNVLSKAGSRLQGLRNTMSTETLECSEELERTKYFRSLSTGKLKKKGKLKHSRESSSDVEELVGCAARGSSDSRVPSLYYKQGSSCLGARIAQSDYADPSVLFSESKRLQSAITTGQTKEKEDDEIVESRESETDSFYERSFETIENYVDADVDDAFRDSAIFSDIEEVLVARPFSGHEEASFKSKIAPPVPAKRRTETSTLIVNRETFNVKCKPNVAQKPDYLKAKPVIKDFDYPKSPLPDSAACQYSNIGLHASCIGNGEDRDDVSAGQSQAGWVRKIVGQLQGHVET